In Nocardioides dokdonensis FR1436, the following are encoded in one genomic region:
- a CDS encoding ABC transporter ATP-binding protein, producing the protein MTAPGPVLAVRDLRLSIGGAVIIDGVSLEVAQGEVLGVIGPNGAGKTTLFNLLSGVSRPTAGTVHLAGVDVTGRSVDARARAGLGRTFQTSNLFDGLSAVENVRLAAQVALGGSLSPWRFPGREDAATRRALEQLDRVGLAHHVDTLAGGLAHGDKRKLEIAMLLAVEPQVILLDEPMAGVGSADVAGLVDLIRRVHREEGTTVLMVEHHMDVVLGLADRVAVMHHGQLLACDVPDVVMADPTVQSAYLGASA; encoded by the coding sequence GTGACCGCTCCCGGCCCGGTCCTCGCCGTCCGTGACCTGCGCCTGAGCATCGGTGGGGCCGTCATCATCGACGGCGTCAGCCTCGAGGTGGCGCAGGGGGAGGTGCTCGGGGTCATCGGCCCCAACGGCGCCGGCAAGACCACCCTGTTCAACCTGCTCTCGGGCGTCAGCCGGCCGACCGCCGGCACCGTGCACCTCGCCGGTGTCGACGTCACCGGCCGCTCGGTGGACGCGCGGGCCCGGGCCGGGCTGGGACGCACCTTCCAGACCTCGAACCTCTTCGACGGGCTCAGCGCCGTCGAGAACGTCAGGCTGGCAGCCCAGGTGGCGCTGGGCGGCTCCTTGAGTCCGTGGCGCTTCCCCGGCCGCGAGGACGCCGCCACCCGGCGCGCCCTCGAGCAGCTCGACCGGGTGGGGCTGGCGCACCACGTCGACACCCTGGCCGGGGGACTGGCCCACGGCGACAAGCGCAAGCTCGAGATCGCGATGCTGCTCGCCGTCGAGCCCCAGGTGATCCTCCTCGACGAGCCGATGGCCGGCGTCGGCAGCGCCGACGTGGCCGGGCTGGTCGACCTGATCCGCCGGGTGCACCGCGAGGAGGGCACCACCGTGCTGATGGTCGAGCACCACATGGACGTCGTCCTCGGCCTGGCCGACCGGGTCGCGGTGATGCACCACGGCCAGCTGCTGGCCTGCGACGTCCCCGACGTCGTGATGGCCGACCCCACCGTCCAGAGCGCCTACCTGGGAGCGAGTGCATGA
- a CDS encoding ABC transporter ATP-binding protein yields the protein MTDRTAAEQSGRSVLRVRHLSAHIGSQQVVEDVSLEVPERGVTALLGRNGVGKTSTIKAVLGLIGRAGEVELDGERIETLPTHRIVRRGVGYVPEDREVFGSLTVEQNLRLAERDAHPRRDLVADLFPDIMARSGQAAGTLSGGQQQMVALARALLNDNRLLLVDEPTKGLSPKLVEEVADALERAAQVVPILLVEQNLAVARRLATDAVVMAGGRVVHTGDARALLDDEERVVNLLGVGAEPAPSHGRPPSTHQSHQEVPS from the coding sequence ATGACCGACCGGACCGCCGCCGAGCAGAGCGGTCGCAGCGTGCTGCGGGTCCGCCACCTCTCGGCGCACATCGGCAGCCAGCAGGTCGTCGAGGACGTCTCCCTGGAGGTCCCCGAGCGTGGCGTGACCGCGCTGCTGGGCCGCAACGGGGTGGGCAAGACCTCCACCATCAAGGCGGTCCTCGGGCTGATCGGGCGCGCGGGGGAGGTCGAGCTCGACGGTGAGCGGATCGAGACCCTGCCCACGCACCGCATCGTGCGGCGCGGTGTCGGCTACGTCCCCGAGGACCGGGAGGTCTTCGGCTCCCTGACCGTGGAGCAGAACCTGCGCCTGGCCGAGCGCGACGCGCACCCGCGCCGCGACCTGGTCGCCGACCTCTTCCCCGACATCATGGCCCGCTCGGGCCAGGCCGCCGGCACCCTCTCCGGGGGGCAGCAGCAGATGGTGGCCCTGGCCCGCGCGCTGCTCAACGACAACCGGCTGCTGCTCGTCGACGAGCCCACCAAGGGCCTCTCGCCCAAGCTGGTCGAGGAGGTCGCCGACGCCCTCGAGCGGGCCGCCCAGGTGGTGCCGATCCTGCTGGTCGAGCAGAACCTCGCCGTCGCGCGCCGACTGGCCACCGACGCCGTGGTGATGGCCGGCGGCCGGGTCGTGCACACCGGCGACGCCCGGGCGCTGCTCGACGACGAGGAGCGGGTGGTCAACCTGCTCGGTGTGGGCGCCGAGCCCGCCCCGTCGCACGGCCGCCCCCCGTCCACCCACCAGTCCCACCAGGAGGTCCCGTCGTGA
- a CDS encoding branched-chain amino acid ABC transporter permease, producing the protein MSTVVLLLATGLGLGALYFLVASGLSLIYGLMGVLNFAHGSFLTLGAFAGWETARRLGGDSWASLLLSLLVGAAVGALAAVLTELLLIRRLYERHIEQVLVTVGLALATVALFDGIWGTDAIFVTGPPWFNETTTLLGARIPNDRFVLIGVAVLVLLGIVAFLRFTRFGLVIRAGVENRSMVTALGIDVRRAFTVVFAIGGAAAGLGGVLASHYFGYVSPQLGGSLLIFAFIVTVIGGLGSLLGAAIASVVVAVLQQLANFYLSGTGDLVVVLLLAAVLLVRPAGLMGARA; encoded by the coding sequence GTGAGCACCGTCGTCCTGCTGCTCGCCACCGGCCTCGGCCTCGGCGCGCTCTACTTCCTGGTCGCCTCCGGGCTCTCGTTGATCTACGGGCTGATGGGGGTGCTCAACTTCGCGCACGGCTCGTTCCTGACCCTGGGCGCCTTCGCCGGCTGGGAGACCGCCCGCCGCCTCGGCGGGGACTCCTGGGCCTCGCTGCTGCTCTCGCTCCTGGTGGGCGCCGCGGTCGGCGCCCTGGCCGCGGTGCTCACCGAGCTGCTGCTGATCCGGCGGCTCTACGAGCGCCACATCGAGCAGGTGCTGGTCACCGTCGGGCTCGCGCTGGCCACCGTCGCGCTCTTCGACGGCATCTGGGGCACCGACGCGATCTTCGTGACCGGGCCCCCGTGGTTCAACGAGACCACCACCCTCCTGGGCGCCCGGATCCCCAACGACCGGTTCGTGCTGATCGGTGTCGCGGTCCTGGTGCTGCTGGGCATCGTCGCCTTCCTGCGCTTCACCCGCTTCGGCCTCGTCATCCGCGCCGGGGTGGAGAACCGCTCGATGGTCACCGCCCTGGGCATCGACGTACGCCGCGCCTTCACCGTCGTGTTCGCCATCGGCGGCGCGGCGGCCGGGCTCGGCGGGGTGCTCGCCTCGCACTACTTCGGCTACGTCTCGCCCCAGCTGGGCGGCTCGCTGCTCATCTTCGCCTTCATCGTCACCGTCATCGGTGGGCTGGGCTCCCTGCTCGGTGCCGCCATCGCCTCGGTGGTGGTGGCCGTGCTGCAGCAGCTGGCCAACTTCTACCTCTCCGGCACCGGCGACCTCGTCGTCGTGCTGCTGCTCGCCGCCGTGCTGCTCGTGCGCCCGGCCGGTCTGATGGGAGCACGCGCATGA
- a CDS encoding branched-chain amino acid ABC transporter permease, producing the protein MTTSSETTPAEQVAPTGAPEARDARVATPAPDRGTSRLLRRLAPLLLLVLLAVLPLVDVTVPGVLPGSTYTAGTLQLLALCLLFAALALTYHVIFGVAGLLSFGHALYLAIGAYGLGIVLERTDLALVPAMLVTLVGGTLVAVVLGVIGLRVSGISFAMVTLAFAQAGSVLIRRNADVTGGEESLRLDTTHVPDALVGVADTRNLYWLTLALVVVVLALVTWFERSRAGHVAAATRENELRVRVLGLRPFVVKLIAFVIGSSLAVVVGMVYLLLQSGVTPRVASADFTLTILVVVVLGGLGSRWGAILGGVVYTLLDQRLTTLAASDTVAGLPAVLQVPLSEPLFLLGTLFILVVLFVPGGLVGVGQRLASARPRAARRRTADGAGA; encoded by the coding sequence ATGACCACCAGCTCTGAGACCACGCCCGCCGAGCAGGTGGCGCCCACGGGTGCGCCCGAGGCACGCGACGCGCGGGTGGCCACCCCGGCCCCGGACCGCGGGACGTCACGGCTGCTGCGCCGGCTCGCCCCGCTGCTGCTGCTGGTGCTGCTCGCGGTGCTGCCGCTGGTCGACGTCACGGTGCCCGGCGTGCTGCCGGGGTCGACGTACACCGCCGGCACCCTGCAGCTGCTGGCGCTGTGCCTGCTCTTCGCGGCACTGGCCCTGACCTACCACGTGATCTTCGGCGTCGCGGGGCTGCTCTCCTTCGGGCACGCCCTCTACCTCGCGATCGGCGCCTACGGGTTGGGCATCGTGCTCGAGCGCACCGACCTGGCCCTGGTGCCGGCGATGCTGGTCACGCTCGTGGGCGGCACCCTGGTCGCGGTGGTGCTCGGCGTCATCGGGCTGCGGGTCAGCGGGATCTCCTTCGCGATGGTCACCCTGGCCTTCGCCCAGGCCGGCTCGGTGCTGATCCGGCGCAACGCCGACGTCACCGGCGGCGAGGAGAGCCTGCGCCTGGACACCACCCACGTGCCCGACGCGCTGGTCGGCGTCGCCGACACCCGCAACCTCTACTGGCTCACCCTGGCCCTGGTCGTGGTGGTCCTCGCGCTGGTCACCTGGTTCGAGCGCTCGCGGGCCGGGCACGTGGCGGCCGCCACCCGTGAGAACGAGCTGCGGGTCCGGGTGCTGGGGCTGCGCCCCTTCGTGGTCAAGCTGATCGCCTTCGTCATCGGCTCGTCGCTCGCCGTCGTGGTCGGCATGGTCTACCTGCTGCTGCAGAGCGGGGTGACGCCCCGCGTGGCCTCGGCCGACTTCACGCTCACGATCCTGGTGGTCGTGGTGCTCGGTGGCCTGGGTTCACGGTGGGGGGCCATCCTCGGTGGGGTGGTCTACACCCTGCTCGACCAGCGCCTCACCACGCTGGCGGCCTCCGACACCGTGGCCGGCCTGCCCGCGGTGCTCCAGGTGCCGCTCAGCGAGCCGCTGTTCCTCCTCGGCACCCTGTTCATCCTCGTGGTGCTCTTCGTGCCCGGCGGCCTCGTCGGGGTCGGCCAGCGCCTCGCCTCCGCCCGCCCCCGTGCCGCGCGGCGGCGTACGGCGGACGGGGCGGGCGCGTGA
- a CDS encoding AMP-binding protein, which produces MRTTDADGLHTLGRWTTDRAASTPQRVAIDDRGVELTYAQLDRRATALADRLLRSGYAPGDRLATLTGNSADHVVVLFACAKAGLVLVPLSWRLSPRELAEQVADSDPAVLLVEEEFGALARATLDLVTAPVPVTRMGEQGVEQAPPPPGGSRPADLARRPVRDDDPLLIIFTSGTSGRARGAVLTHANCFWTNLSLSRTAEITSRDVVLALMPQFHVGGWNVQPLLAWWMGATVVLERTFDAGRVLHLIGDRAITTTMGVPATYLMLAEHPDFDSADLSSLRHAIVGGAPMPEPLLRTWHRRGVALTQGYGLTEAAPNVLCLPPEEATRRVGMAGTPYPHVDVELVDPVTGEVVEGAGTGELVVRGPNVFAGYFREPDHERAEQRRRRGLHTGDLATRDADGYYRIVDRLKDIFISGGESVAPAEIEHVLLTHPGVADAAAVGVPDEQWGEVCAAFVVLRPGVPTDEQDLREHCATRLASFKVPRHLQVVTEIPRSSSSKILRRVLASAWAAPQRTAVPDREVHP; this is translated from the coding sequence GTGAGGACGACCGACGCCGACGGGCTGCACACGCTGGGTCGGTGGACCACCGACCGGGCGGCCTCCACCCCGCAGCGCGTGGCGATCGACGACCGGGGCGTGGAGCTGACCTACGCCCAGCTCGACCGGCGCGCCACCGCGCTGGCCGACCGGCTGCTGCGCAGCGGCTACGCACCCGGCGACCGGCTGGCCACCCTGACCGGCAACAGCGCCGACCACGTCGTGGTCCTCTTCGCCTGCGCCAAGGCCGGGCTGGTGCTGGTGCCGCTGTCGTGGCGGCTCTCGCCGCGCGAGCTGGCCGAGCAGGTTGCCGACAGCGACCCGGCCGTGCTGCTGGTCGAGGAGGAGTTCGGCGCCCTGGCCCGCGCCACCCTCGACCTGGTCACCGCGCCCGTGCCGGTGACCCGGATGGGGGAGCAGGGCGTCGAGCAGGCCCCGCCCCCGCCGGGCGGCTCCCGCCCCGCCGACCTGGCCCGGCGCCCGGTGCGCGACGACGACCCGCTGCTGATCATCTTCACCTCGGGCACCTCCGGGCGGGCGCGCGGAGCGGTGCTGACCCACGCCAACTGCTTCTGGACCAACCTCTCGCTGTCGCGCACCGCCGAGATCACCAGCCGCGACGTCGTGCTGGCGCTGATGCCGCAGTTCCACGTCGGCGGCTGGAACGTGCAGCCGCTGCTGGCCTGGTGGATGGGTGCGACCGTGGTGCTCGAGCGGACCTTCGACGCCGGTCGGGTGCTGCACCTGATCGGGGACCGCGCCATCACCACCACGATGGGCGTGCCGGCGACCTACCTGATGCTGGCCGAGCACCCCGACTTCGACTCCGCCGACCTGTCCAGCCTGCGCCACGCGATCGTCGGCGGCGCCCCGATGCCCGAGCCGCTGCTGCGCACCTGGCACCGCCGCGGGGTCGCGCTGACCCAGGGCTACGGCCTGACCGAGGCCGCACCCAACGTGCTGTGCCTGCCGCCCGAGGAGGCGACCCGGCGCGTCGGCATGGCCGGGACGCCGTACCCGCACGTCGACGTCGAGCTGGTCGACCCCGTCACCGGCGAGGTCGTCGAGGGGGCCGGCACCGGTGAGCTGGTGGTGCGCGGACCCAACGTCTTCGCCGGCTACTTCCGCGAGCCCGACCACGAGCGGGCCGAGCAGCGGCGCCGCCGCGGGCTGCACACCGGCGACCTCGCCACCCGCGACGCCGACGGCTACTACCGCATCGTCGACCGGCTCAAGGACATCTTCATCAGCGGCGGCGAGAGCGTCGCCCCGGCCGAGATCGAGCACGTGCTGCTGACCCATCCCGGGGTCGCCGACGCGGCGGCCGTCGGGGTGCCCGACGAGCAGTGGGGCGAGGTGTGCGCCGCGTTCGTGGTGCTGCGCCCCGGCGTGCCCACCGACGAGCAGGACCTGCGCGAGCACTGCGCCACCCGGCTGGCGTCCTTCAAGGTGCCTCGCCACCTGCAGGTCGTCACCGAGATCCCGCGCTCCTCCAGCAGCAAGATCCTGCGCCGGGTGCTGGCCTCGGCGTGGGCCGCGCCGCAGCGCACCGCCGTCCCCGACCGAGAGGTGCACCCGTGA